Part of the Thermoanaerobacterales bacterium genome, CGAAGGGAACGGGCGCGGGCGGAGCCGCGCCCCTACTTTATGAGATGCGAGAGGTGAGACGTGAGAGGTCTCCCAAAACGTAGGGGCGCACCTCCGGTCCGCCCGTTCCCCGGCGGCTGCCACGGCGAGCGCCACGGAGCGGCGGTCCTGCTGCGGGGCGGCTTGCCCGTGTACGGGGAGCCGCCCTTTAGCATTAGGGGCAGCCCCGAATGCCAGTCCAAAAGTTGACCCGGGAAGAAGGATTTACACGGGGTAGTACGTAAATATCCATTAGATACCCACCGGACGTTTATTAGAAACCGTCAAAACCTTATATGGAAAAGGAAAGGGGGACGCTTATGGCGCCGGAGCTACTGGGCTTGGCGGGCCTGCTGGGTCGCATGGATTCTAACCTGCGGTTGCACGCCTTTGTCTATTTGGCGCAGGAGTTCGGGTGTTGGGAAGACGCGAAGTATGAGTTTAATTTTGCGTTGAACGTACCCTTCAGCCCCGAGCTGGAAGACGAATTCCTCCAACTGCAGAAGGATCGATCGGTAAGGTACGAGGACGGGGAATACGTCGTCGACACTCCAGCTACTCTCCCTTCAACGCTGAAACATCTGGACGTGCTCCGGGAAATCGCGACTTGGGACACCTGGCAGCTCGTGGATCTGGCGCGTCTCGTTTTCTTGGAAACCGACCCAGTCCCGGAACTCTCTCTTGAGGAACGTGCCAAGAAGCTATTTCTTATGGGGAAAGAGAAGGTGGCAGGCTTAAAGGAACAGATGAAGGGTCTCGATGTGGCCCTTGTCACCGCCTGATGCGACATGCTTGACCCGAGGCGGCGTTTCGATATCGTCAAAGACCCGATCCACGGGTACATAAGGTTCACCCGCGAACGGTTGAGCAAAGAGGAAAAAGCCACGGAAGCCGACCTCATCAATTCTCCCTGGCTCCAAAGACTGCGACACATACATCAGCTCCAGACAGCTTGGTACGTCTATCCGGCGGCGGATCACGCTCGGTTTGTCCATGCCCTGGGCACCATGGAACTGGCCGGGCGGTTTGCCAGGGCCGTCTATGAGCCGTTTCACCGGTTCCTTGAGGGTCGCTTGAACGGGGAACCTCTACCGGAGGTCGAGCATGTTGTCGAGACCTTCCGCGTCGCGGGCCTCTTACATGATGTTGGCCACGGGCCGATGACGCACCTGCTTGACCGAGAATACCTTGTGCCGAGGTTCATGATCACCCACGAGGACATAACGGGCAGGATCATCAGGGATGAACTTAAGGGCCTGATCACAGGACTCAGACGCACCCCGGACGGGTCATTTGAGCAACCGCTTGATGTCGACATCATCTGTGATCTTATAAAGAAAGGTGCGGAAAAGAATCTGACAGACATCTGGCGGCCACTCCACCAAATAATGAGGGGCGCCTACGATGCCGACAAGATGGACTTTCTCCTGAGGGACAGCCTCCTGTGCGGGGAGCGCAAAATGGTGGGTGGGGACGTCGAGCGACTGATGCTCACGTCGTTCCTTTCCAATGATGGGACGAGGCTACAGCTACATTACTCATCGCTCCCGTTATTGGTGTCCTTCCTCAGGTTCCGACAGCATATGCTGGAGATCGTCTATTATCACCGGACGGTCAGAGCTTTTGAACTGATGGTTGGGGAAACCTTGCCTACGGTCGTGGAATGCCTGATTCCGGATAACCCTTGTGAGAACTTGCCTGCCTATCTGAGGTTTGACGAATGTTCGTTTTTCTCATGTGTCAGGGAACATACCTGCTCAGACAGGCATATAGAAGCAGTCTGGAACGGCATTTGGAGAAGGGAGCTGTGCTGGAAACAGGCCGACGAACATAAGAAAGAACTCAATAATCCCCAAGATGTTAAGCCTACTCTTACCGCCGATGAACT contains:
- a CDS encoding HD domain-containing protein; the encoded protein is MLDPRRRFDIVKDPIHGYIRFTRERLSKEEKATEADLINSPWLQRLRHIHQLQTAWYVYPAADHARFVHALGTMELAGRFARAVYEPFHRFLEGRLNGEPLPEVEHVVETFRVAGLLHDVGHGPMTHLLDREYLVPRFMITHEDITGRIIRDELKGLITGLRRTPDGSFEQPLDVDIICDLIKKGAEKNLTDIWRPLHQIMRGAYDADKMDFLLRDSLLCGERKMVGGDVERLMLTSFLSNDGTRLQLHYSSLPLLVSFLRFRQHMLEIVYYHRTVRAFELMVGETLPTVVECLIPDNPCENLPAYLRFDECSFFSCVREHTCSDRHIEAVWNGIWRRELCWKQADEHKKELNNPQDVKPTLTADELSSRLKSRTGLVPGEHYLVDAPSVETPGNVFSFGPGARDSLAIYFSEKRVETKTVDQLAQAGLLPVKLLQYRLYARKDLPDDKVRELRDVFRDNLGLTPGLDSELESSF